The Lycium barbarum isolate Lr01 chromosome 10, ASM1917538v2, whole genome shotgun sequence genome includes a region encoding these proteins:
- the LOC132614498 gene encoding lignin-forming anionic peroxidase, whose amino-acid sequence MSIPNQSFTATAAILSLLLFSCMQCHAQLSATFYDNTCPNALNTIRTSVRQAISSERRMAASLIRLHFHDCFVQGCDASILLDETPSIESEKTALPNLGSARGYGIIEDAKREVEKLCPEVVSCADILAVAARDASAAVGGPSWTVKLGRRDSTSASKTIAETDLPNPFDPLDRLISSFGSKGLNTRDMVALSGAHTIGQAQCFLFRDRIYGNGTDIDVGFASTRRRQCPQEGENGNLAPLDLVTPNQLDNNYFKNLIDKKGLLQSDQVLFSGGSTDSIVSEYSNSPRAFSSDFAAAMIKMGDISPLTGQNGIIRKVCGSVN is encoded by the exons ATGAGTATTCCAAATCAATCTTTCACAGCTACGGCTGCTAtactttctcttcttttgttttcatGCATGCAATGCCATGCACAGCTCTCTGCGACGTTCTACGATAACACTTGCCCTAATGCACTCAACACAATTCGTACCAGTGTCAGGCAAGCAATTTCAAGTGAACGTCGCATGGCTGCTTCCCTTATTCGCCTTCACTTTCATGACTGCTTTGTTCAG GGTTGTGATGCTTCGATCTTACTCGATGAGACCCCTTCAATCGAGAGTGAGAAGACTGCCTTGCCAAATCTTGGGTCAGCAAGAGGTTATGGAATCATAGAAGATGCAAAGAGAGAGGTGGAAAAGCTTTGTCCCGAGGTGGTTTCTTGTGCTGACATACTCGCTGTCGCAGCACGAGATGCATCAGCTGCT GTGGGAGGCCCTTCATGGACAGTAAAACTTGGAAGGAGAGATTCAACCTCGGCAAGTAAGACAATTGCAGAAACAGATCTTCCAAATCCTTTTGACCCTCTGGATAGACTTATTTCTAGCTTCGGCAGCAAGGGGCTTAACACAAGAGACATGGTCGCCTTGTCAG GGGCTCACACAATAGGCCAAGCACAGTGTTTTCTGTTCCGTGATCGGATTTATGGCAATGGAACAGATATTGATGTCGGTTTTGCAAGCACTAGAAGACGTCAATGCCCTCAAGAAGGAGAAAATGGAAATCTGGCACCTCTGGATCTAGTTACACCAAATCAATTAGATAACAACTACTTCAAGAACCTCATCGATAAGAAAGGTCTTCTTCAATCAGATCAAGTTCTTTTCAGTGGAGGATCAACGGATAGCATCGTTTCTGAATACAGTAATAGTCCTCGAGCTTTCTCATCCGACTTTGCCGCTGCTATGATCAAAATGGGAGATATCAGTCCTCTAACTGGTCAAAATGGAATCATAAGAAAAGTTTGTGGCAGTGTGAACTAG